The nucleotide sequence CTAAAAATAAAGGGAAATGAGCCAAAAGCTGCAGCTGTTATCCATCCAAATCCGGCTATTGCAAATCCTTCTTTTCTTCCTATGCCATTTTCGGGTATAAATGTATACTGTAAAAATAACCCGGAAAGCGATGTAACAATCATTGAGGAGATAAAAGCATATATAGTTGAGTTTTCCTGATAATAAATTGCATAAAATAATGGAAAAACCATACTTATGCCCAAAAAGAATATTATTGTTCCTAAGGTGTGAAGAACAACTTTATATTTCACTTCTACTTTTTACTCCTTCTTCCATTAAAAAGCTGTTCAACTTTTATAATCTCTGATGCCTTTGCAAATATTAATAATTTATCATCAACCTGTATAGTGTCTTCTCCGTGAGGTATAATAATATCCTCCTTTCGAATAATAGCCCCAATAATTGTATTATTGGGAAGATCAATCGATTTCAAAGGCTTACCAATCACTTTACTGTATTCATGGGTAATTAATTCTATTACTTCTGCTCCTCCTTCTTTTAAAAGGGTTAATGAAATCATTTCACCGCGTTTCAAGAAACGCAATATTTCAGAGGCAGTAGTCAGTCGAGGGTTTACAATTGCGTTAATTCCTATTTTTTCTAATATCGGTATATAATTAGTCCGGCTAATCTTGGCTACTACTTTTTTGGTTCCCAGATGTTTGGCCAAAAGAGATACCAGCAAATTTTCCTCATCATAACCGGTAACAGCCACAAAACCATCTATTGTTTCAATTCCTTCTTCTTTTAAAAGGTCAATATTTGTTCCATCTCCATTAATAACAAGAGTTTGAGGCAATGTTTCTGCAATTTTTTCACATTTTGCTTTATTGACTTCAATAAGTTTAGTTTTTATACCAATTTTGTTTAATAAAGAAGCAGTCTGGATACCTATATTACTTCCTCCCAGAATAAGTACATCCTGCATAGAACAGGTTTGTTTATTGCATAACAAATCCAAGTCTTCGTAGCTTTCCTTTTTAAGCAATATATATACTTTATCATCAATAAGTAATTCGTCATCACCGCTTGGGATAATTAATTTATCATCACGATAAATTGATGCCAGTAGGGTGTTTGTTCCAAAATTGATATCCTTTATTTTTTTATTAATACATGGGCAATTTTCTTCTATTTTTAAACCATATAAAGAAATCCTGTTACCTGCAAAATCCTGTGCTTCACTTACATTGGCAGGGGTTTTCAGGAGTCTTATAATTTCTTTGGCAGTAACTTTTTCAGGGTTAATTACAAAATCAATTCCCAATTTTTCTTTGGAAAGAGAATTGGGATACATATAATCGCTGTTTCTTATGCGGGCAATTTTCTTTTCAACATTAAATTGCTTGGCAGTCATACAGGCTATCATGTTGACTTCATCAGAGCGGGTAACCGCGATAAGCATATCAGCTTCTTTAATTCCTGCCTGCTCTAAAATTCTTACATTGGCGCCGTTCCCAACAATAGTCATTATATCCAGGTTATTATCCAGTTCCTGCCGAATATCTTCTCTTTTATCAATAATAGTTACATCATGATTTTCAGATGAGAGGGTCTGTGCTATCTGGCTACCTACCTTGCCGGCTCCGATAATAATAATTTTCACAATATTCACCTCTAATATATTGCATTTAAAATTATGTATTTTTGATTGATAAATTACTGTTAAAGATAAAATGAGAAACTATTTTCAGATAGTTTCTCATTAAAATAATTCAATATTTTCTTTTTTCATAACAGATGTTTGGTTAGTTAAATTGCAAAATATCCAAAGTATATTCAAATGGATATTCCTGATCATTATTATCCTCAAATTACATTTAAGCTTTATTATATTTTAAGCATTCGAGGGCATTTTATACCCTTTTTATACTTTTGTCAACTTTCCGGACATTCGATGTGCAGTGGAAAGATATAATAAAAATGGTTCATGCTCATTGTAACGTATGAATGTTTACTTTTAAAGCATTTTTGATATAATTTCATTAGTTGGAATATAATATTTGATAACAGAAGAAAGAGAGGGGACAACCTGATTATTACGAAGAAAAAACCCCACTTGTTACTTATTAATCCATGGATATATGATTTTACTGCATATGATTTCTGGTCAAAACCATTAGGGTTATTATATATTGCTTCTATTTTAAGAAAATCGGGATATTTAGTAGATTTCATTGATTGTACGGATCGATATGACAAAGAATTATTGAAACTGCAAAACCTTTCCTCTCCTGCAAATAAAAAAAATGGATCAGGTTCATTTTTTAAAACAAAAGTTGATAAACCGGCAATACTTGAACATATTCCGCGGAATTATAGCCGTTATGGCATAACTGAAGATATTTTTTGTGAAAAACTAAAGCATGCTGAAAAACCTGACGCAATTCTGGTAACTTCAATTATGACCTATTGGTATCCGGGGGTATTCAGGATAATAGAACTGGTAAAAGAGTATTTTCCTGGTTGTCCGGTAATCTTAGGTGGCATATATGCAACATTATGTTATGAGCATGCAGTCCAGTTCTCACGGGCAGATATTGTTTTAAAAAATTATCAACTTCCTTTTCTATTCAAAATATTGGCAGATATATCCAGTTCACCGGTTGCATTTGAGATAGTAAACCCTGTAAATAATAACATATGTTTAAAAAAATTTCCTTACCCCGCCTGGGATTTATATGAGAAACTTGATTATATTTGCCTGTTCACCGGCCAGGGATGTCCTTTTCAATGCAGTTATTGTGCATCTCATCTGATAAGTCCTGAGATGGATTTCAGACATCCATCTCATGTTTTTGAAGAAATTGAATATTTAAACTACAAAACAGGGGTTAACAGATTTATTTTTTATGATGATGCACTTTTATATAACCCGGAATCCCGGTTTATCCCTTTGATGAAAATGATAAAAAAAAGCAATATGAGTATTAGCTTTTATACTCCCAATGCTGTCCATGCAAATCTGATAACCAGCACGGTTGCAGAGTTGATGAAGGAAAACAGATTTGAAGGAATATGGTTGGGTTTTGAGACATCTGATGATAAATTACAGAAAGAAA is from Atribacterota bacterium and encodes:
- a CDS encoding radical SAM protein, translating into MLLINPWIYDFTAYDFWSKPLGLLYIASILRKSGYLVDFIDCTDRYDKELLKLQNLSSPANKKNGSGSFFKTKVDKPAILEHIPRNYSRYGITEDIFCEKLKHAEKPDAILVTSIMTYWYPGVFRIIELVKEYFPGCPVILGGIYATLCYEHAVQFSRADIVLKNYQLPFLFKILADISSSPVAFEIVNPVNNNICLKKFPYPAWDLYEKLDYICLFTGQGCPFQCSYCASHLISPEMDFRHPSHVFEEIEYLNYKTGVNRFIFYDDALLYNPESRFIPLMKMIKKSNMSISFYTPNAVHANLITSTVAELMKENRFEGIWLGFETSDDKLQKETGGKINNSGFRKAVQNLLKAGFSNEQIRAYVLIGLPGQSYNSILNSIHFVMDTGIKPYLTKYSPIPGTKIWSEAIKNFKLTEPVDPLWHNDALMPYNSPDIDEQKYQQLKNIIQKYKSE
- the trkA gene encoding Trk system potassium transporter TrkA; amino-acid sequence: MKIIIIGAGKVGSQIAQTLSSENHDVTIIDKREDIRQELDNNLDIMTIVGNGANVRILEQAGIKEADMLIAVTRSDEVNMIACMTAKQFNVEKKIARIRNSDYMYPNSLSKEKLGIDFVINPEKVTAKEIIRLLKTPANVSEAQDFAGNRISLYGLKIEENCPCINKKIKDINFGTNTLLASIYRDDKLIIPSGDDELLIDDKVYILLKKESYEDLDLLCNKQTCSMQDVLILGGSNIGIQTASLLNKIGIKTKLIEVNKAKCEKIAETLPQTLVINGDGTNIDLLKEEGIETIDGFVAVTGYDEENLLVSLLAKHLGTKKVVAKISRTNYIPILEKIGINAIVNPRLTTASEILRFLKRGEMISLTLLKEGGAEVIELITHEYSKVIGKPLKSIDLPNNTIIGAIIRKEDIIIPHGEDTIQVDDKLLIFAKASEIIKVEQLFNGRRSKK